The sequence below is a genomic window from Schistocerca nitens isolate TAMUIC-IGC-003100 chromosome 4, iqSchNite1.1, whole genome shotgun sequence.
TGGGCTGTGGTATCaacgggaatttggactgaggagggaaggatgctagggtagtctgtacagttgtgcaaagccaccgtGGTAGAGTGGCGTAGTGGTTGAGTGCATCTGCCAAGTGAGCAGGcaacccggccttggtacaaattttcattcgtggcTTCAGTCTGTGTATATATATCACAGAtgtacgatgatgatgacgatgataatgtttggtttgtggggtgctcaactgctcggttatcagcgtccgtacaaattcccaacctttgctcagtccaatctcgcccctttcatgaataatgatgaaatgatgaggacagcacaaaacacccagtcatctcgaggcaagtgaaaatccctgacaccgacgggaatcgaacccgggaccccgtgctcgggaagcgagaacgcgaccgcgagaccacgagctgcggactacagatgtacgagacttgaaaaggtctcggCAACCATATAGCCTAGTTTCATTTAACTAAAGCATCTATGCCTggatttcaggcaggatccccccaTTTCGTTTACTGCTGAGGTGATATTTCAGTACAGTAATtatcaaatattttaaataaaattaaactaTAGTGACTGTCCTATGTGACTTTTGTTGGGTTTTTCATGATTAAGATTGCGGTACATCAGCAATTTTAAGAAAATAGGAATATACATACGAAACCACTTAATAAACAAattcttttgttcaaaaaatggttcaaatggctctgagcactatgggacttaactgctacggtcatcagtcccctagaacttagaactacttaaacctaactaacctaaggacagcacacaacacccagccatcacgaggcagagaaaatccctgaccccgccgggaatcgaacccgggaacccgggcgcgggaagcgagaacgctaccgcacgaccacgagatgcgggcaaattcttttgttgattttactaagtttaatttgtttttattgttgtgaatAAACACCTGAATTATGTATTAACCACAGAAAGATAACCATATGGCAATATACCTAAAAGATAGTCATATACAGGTGATGTAGATTGTCTTCCTAGAGTTAATAATACTTTTTCTTCATACATTAGCTATCCTGATTTTCTATTATCCGAATGACTTAGGACAACAGTTAATCTGTTTAATCGAATCTCCACTGTTCTATATAGCATGAGTTTCTTTTCATTCTGCTATCCAGTTATTTTGGTATCGACAACGTGACATCTCAGTGATTATCATACTTTGTTAACATCTCCTCATAGTACTGTTTAACCCTTTTTTCAAtacataagtaatttttttttcttacaatatttttcatgacttgtttttattaaaataTAGTATGTGGTACCCTCTTTTGTCTAGGATTTTTTCCAAGTAGAAGCGAGGTCACTCGTGAATTATATATGAAATCTTACTCTTTTTCAATTCCTTTGCCTATAAGTTACAAAAGATGAGTAATGAAGGACAGGTCGACTAACAATCAAGCTATACCTACAAAtacctcggccggccgaagtggccgtgcggttaaaggcgctgcagtctggaaccgcaagaccgctacggtcgcaggttcgaatcctgcctcgggcatggatgtttgtgatgtccttaggttagttaggtttaactagttctaagttctaggggactaatgacctcagcagttgagtcccatagtgctcagagccatttgaaccaaatacctcGTATTGTTATCCTTAGTGCACACCAATGACGCACCTACTACTATCATTGCTATTCATTCCACAAGTATGGTTACTTTGCAAAAAGTTTCTACACTGTTGCCTTTATATTTGCTACGTATTCAAGACTGGCTAGGAGTAGCACTCACTTTAACTTCACTCAGAACTGACTTCCCCTTCTCATCTTCACACTACAAATTCTTAAAATACTTTCTCCTTTTATCGCACTAACCTCTTCGGCCACACATCTTCCAACACGGCGTTAGTTTCATAGGCTAATAAATCGCTTCATACAATAGTCTACTCTGCTTTCTAGACTCTACCACATTCACTGCATCAGGCTCTCTGGCTGACAAAGAATCCCATAAAACATCCATCATCCCGTGACGAAAAACCACCATTAAAACAACATTCTGCCTGAACGTTTGGACCTTTTTTTTCTGCACTTTATACGTATCACTACGGCCTTCCCATAAGACATTGTCTTCCTTACTCCCATGAAACTGGACCGCACACTTCCGTCACTGCTTGAAAAATGTGCAGTCGCATCAGCACTGTGTTCCTACGCGCAACTCAGGTCATCTTAGTGAACTCTCTCCATTCCTTTAATCTTTTAATTAGAACGTATTTAATAATTATTTGTCGCTACATCACAATGATGCCTCCACCATATCTTTCAGTGTTTTATGTTACTGAAGCACCAAAACCGAAGTTGGACAACATTATACTGCTGCCTTCTCCAAACTTTCATTCTGTTCTTAGTAACGCTGGTATGTCTTTTACCACCTTATTTCCATGGCATCGATAAACATCTCAAACATTTCATTCGAGGATACACTTATTGACCTACtcattattttgtatatttatatgATATATCCGCGTGTACGCTTATCCTCTACCGCGTTACATGATTATTCACAACCTACTGCTTACAAATTTTCGAATGGCTATTTCGATAAATATTTACTTTGGTTTTACCTCAGGTAAGTTTCCCACAGAATCTTACTCTGGCAGATCTGTAAGGTTTTACATCTTCTACACTAATGTAAAGATATCAGGTCTCCAAGGAACCTCGAATCGAGTATACCGTGGGCAAAATAAACAGGTGGATTCTATTGTAACAGTTTCCGAACAAAAATATTGTAGACTAAATGTATTTTTACTTGTATTCGTTAGTGtataaaatttatgtttcttttcttaaGCACTGTTCAGGTCGTGGCAATCAAGCAGATTTTTTGGAGATATCGAATCAGCGCATCACTCCCAACTTTCATTACGAAAAAAGTTCGGTATCGAGAGCCCTATTCAACTTTTATAATTCTGGGCGAGTCACGCATTTAGAATTCCGTAAATGATCGCTTTTTTCCCACTTTTTCGCAAATTCCAAACAATGCggtatttatcaaatggttcaaatggctcggagcactatgggactcaactgctgaggtcattagtcccctagaacttagaactagttaaacctaactaacctaaggacatcacaaacatccatgcccgaggcaggattcgaacctgcgaccgtagcggtcttgcggttccagactgcagcgcctttaaccgcacggccacttcggccggctgcggtaTTTATCTTTCAGTTCATTCTTAATTGGTTGCGTGAAACACATTTACCGTGAAACTCTCGGGCATCTCATTTACGAGAGAAACGTTTAAACCCAgttttttgtcacatttttcactGCATCCTACACATGTTTAGCTACGTAGTACTACAGGAAACATAGTCAGTAGAGATATAACTCTAGGAGAAAACTCAGCAATGATGTAGTCGAAGATCTAAAGAGAAATGTTACTGTTCACTTTTGTTATGCACTCAGAAAATCGGTATGCCGGCGAGGAGTTTGTACCAGCACAGGAAATGGTTGGTTGCGAGATCGTTAGGCTGTATCGATAAATTGCTGATTGAGAAAAGAATGGCGTCTGTGTTGCTCAATAGCTTATGTTTTTATTGCAATCGTATAATGAAACCAGATTTTATTCCCGATTAGATCTCAGTACTCCGATAATGCAGAGATTAGTAGACACATTGTAGCAGAGCCTGATATCTGGAGAGGTACGGGAGAATGAATCGATGTTGGCCTTGGTGAATCAATATTGCAGACGCTTGTGTGAAGTGGACTGAGGCAATCACGGGTAGTTAGACCTGATTTGCCCACCTGGGGTGCTCCTGAGTACTGGTCTAGAGTATTACCATTCTACAGCCACACTCGATATGAGATTTGACAGTGTCATACGTAAGCTGATACCACTTTGACCTTGTTTGTTTTTGAGATAGCTCGGTAATTGGCACTGTTCTGGAGACACTCCGATTATTGATAAAGCAAGGTGGTATAAAAACCGCTAGCATCGGGAGGCGCACGTCGAACCAATCACAGAGATGTCGATGTCCGCCGTGATTGTGTTGCTGTTGTGTGCAGTCTGCAGCGCTGCGCCGTCCGCGAGACCTCGTGGTCTCTGGGCTCGCCTTGGCGGCCGAATTGTGGGCGGCGAGCCGGCGGACATCTCGCAGTACCCGTGGCAGGTCTCGATCCAACTGATGGGCGGCCACTACTGCGGCGGCTCCATTATCAGCAGCACCTGGGTGCTGTCCGCAGCACACTGCTTCTACGGTAGCCGCGCATCAGAGTTCTCCGTGAGGGCAGGTACCTCTATACGCGAGAGCGGTGGCTCCGTGTACCAGACTGCTGACATACAAATACACGAAGATTTCAGCTATTTCACTGGAGATTATGACGTCGCCGTCGTTTCTATCTCGGGCTCATTCTCTTTTGATGGCAACGTCCAGGTACGGCCTATAGTTAGAGTCATAATTTACAGCGgggtacatggacgataaatagtttagataagaagagaatagaagctttacaaatgtggtgctacaggccggccggagtggccgagcggttctaggcgcttcagtctggaaccgcgcgaccgctgcctcgggcatggatgtgtgtgatgtccttaggttagttaggtttaagtagttctaagttctagtggactgatgacctcagatgttaagtcccatagtgctcagaaccatttgaaccattttttttttgtgctgctacagaagtatgctgaagataatattggtagatcacataactaataaggaggtattgaatagaattggagagaagaggaatttgtggcacaacttgactagaagaagggatcggttggtaggacatgttctgaggcatcaaggatcaccaatttagtactagagggcagcgtggagggtaaaaatcgtagagggagaccaagagatgaatacattaagcagattcagaaggatttaggctgcagtaggtactgggagatgaagaagcttgcacaggatagagcagcatggagagctcgatcaaaccagtctcaggactgaagaccacaacaacaacatgtaaagccTCTTTTAGACAATCGGCATTCTTGCTTGTCTCATTGGACCACTCGGGGTAAGTGAGTGTATTTCAGCGCCCCTGGCGTTTTGTTCCTGTTCTGAGTCTCACCTGTCACAATTATTGGTTTTCGTTTACAAGTCGCAATTGACTGATTGATTTATATAGAGAAACAAACCGACAATGGTCTTTGCTCACtgttgcccgcaccgaaactaagtTTACTGTCCAGTTTCAATCCCTGTAAATCTAGTAACGCCAACAAGAAACTTTGAAGAGTAGTAGGAGGCCTTTTACTAGTTCTTTGTTAGATGCTATTTCTTCTTGAGGAATTAATGAACCGAATATGCTGTGTTTTTTGACCTCCAACGTCGTGGTGCGACTTCATCCTCCTCACCGCATAGCCTGTGCTATGGTGTTTTTTAAAGCTTCCATGGCGAGTCATCAGTTCTACCACGAGTTCAACCTACCTCCTGTTCAAACCCAGGATTACAGAAATTCTCTTGAAACATGGCTACGGTAGCATTAGCTTACCATGTCTGTTTTTGGATCTTAGTCAAGTATTCTGCGTGCTGCATCCTAATCCATCTACTTAGTTTTGTTCGTGCCATCGGCCTAGTGATGGATCTGACAGTTTCCAGAAATGGAGTCGTCATCCTAGACAGCCTATCAGATTCTTCATTGCTACTATGTGACCAGTAGATCGCCCTGTTGCTTTCCCATAGCCTCACAAGGGCTTCGTGACATTCTGCAACGATCTTCGATCTCGTTTCAGGGGCAGACGGAGATTTCAGagttgcttggctgtctgaataacgCGTTACCGACGACAGCTGCGAGTATAGTGAGAGCTATCTGTTGTGCAGTTTGGTACCTGTGCGCTGAAAGTGAAGTTAAGGGGTTTTGTGTGGCGACAGGAAAATAAAGGGAGAGAAATTTAAATTGCGAGTTATTCCAATAAATATTAAACCTGAAATGTTAGAATTAGAATGAGAGTTACTTGAGTGATAAGATAGATATTAATGTGCTTCACAAAGAAGTCTTTCCCCTTAACTGAGAGTGCCTGTAAATGGATCTCAGCTTTCAGGACAGTCCAGCTATGCCTGTGTTTAAAAAGTTTACTTGTATGATAGGAGGTCCGTACTGTCGCCGTAATGATCAAATGGCAGCGTTACGAAGCTGTAGCCTCCACACTGCTGATGTTGCACGCCGCTCTCCTGAAAAGCTTATTTAAGCTTATTTCCCACGTTAGACATGCGTGGCCACCTACTCTCGTAGGATGCGAGAATGTAGTTCTCTCCGTTTTGGGGGAGAAAGTATTAGTAAATTACAGTGCCAGTTCAAAGATGACCTATTGCGACGGGACAGGACAGCCTGTAAGCTCGAACTAACACTCAAAAACCGACAAAGACGAAGGTCTAATCTTGCGTACTTGTAAACTTGAAGCACGAATTTCCATCGTTGTTAAAATGATGAAATTACTCGCCTttgaatatatatttatttatacgaTAGTTCTCTTTAACAAAACAACAACTTTCGTGTTTCAATTCACAGATAAATGAACTCTAACGAATTCCGTAATGACTGCCGTGTAATAGAACCGCCCCGACAACACGTCTTTCTACTCCAGTATCTCAAGCCGTAGTAAAAAGTATTGTTAATCCAGTGTCAAGGATGCTGTATCAGCAAAGAGTACCACCGCATACACAGTGTTTATGTACATGGTCACTTTCTTTCGCTGCAGAAAATACGTTAATTGTCAAGCGCACCTAGAGAAGAGTTTGTTGAACTACAATCTGTGCCGTACAATACTGTCAAACTGATATACACAATCCATTTCAAAATCATCACATTTCTATTATTTTAAGTCGATTTGTAGAGGGACCATCCTTTTAACGAAATTAACCGAAATGTAATATCAGACTGAAGGCACGAGGAAAGATAATACAGTTTGTTGAACAAAGCAAAATTTATGGTGGATGTTCTTGGCAAAGATCTTCTGGTAAATTCTCAacactcctgagaactgaaagaatggGAAAGAGttgtccaaacatttcaaaacatctatACTCATTTGCTCGAAAAAATACGCCTTCAGAAACATGTCAAACAATATCCAGAAGACAGTAAATTGcccttttttgttttttcctttgtATCTTGTTTTGTTGCTAAGTGACATGCAACGCAGAAAATTATTTGTCCCATTAAACATATTCAACCTTTTCACTGTTTAAACAATTTCCGTTaagaaaatttttatgtatttacgtTCTTATCTGTGCATCGTATAGGCTTTTTTTCAGGTATTGGGAAACGCAGATACCTCATTGCTTTCAAACATTTTGCCGCTGCTGTGGGAAAACACTATATCAAAAACACCAATCCCTAGTGCAACCATTGCAGTGTGCCAAGAAAACAAGCAAACAACAAAATGCagattaagaagaaacaaaagcacGGAATCCATTACTATAACAGAAGTGAGCTCAGCGAGAATAGGTTATCTTCTcacgtttacatggggctcccaaaaccggacaTTATAAACCTATTTCACAATACCTTTTCTGGTTGGTCATGTAAAACTCCAAAATCTATTCTGGAAATCCATGACTAGCTGCCGGTTTTCCACTTTCACAATcggttttcgctcccatgtaaacgcacaaTCATTTTTGAAACATGCTCGGATTATCAGGTTACGTCTTGTTTTCAGAATATTCGACTAATATGGACAGGATGACTCATTGTGCAATGAAGGAGAAGCAGCATTATTAGACTGAGCATGAAACTGTCTATCTTTAATATTTAAGTGAATAGGCACTGTACTGACTAAACCAGAAAttggaacagctgttttccagacgcTATATTTGCCtgagctagcaaatccgcttcagccCTTAACTCGTAAACACGATAGCGAAAAACAGTTTTCGAAACTCGTTTTTCGTCTTTCGGGAGATGTGTCGCGTGTAAACGTAGTGAATTCACGACGCCACAGTCTCTTCTTTCTGCTCTTCAGCAGCCTGTTACCCTCTCACgtcaaaattaaaatgtgtttctttcgatggtttattcgttatttctcttccgcatgtccttagaaatgtttccacaagtttcattgtttttcatggaggccctctcaagtagcgaaagtttaattacaatttttttggaaGGAGAGCAAGAAATAGTGGCGTAATGTCATACAAGCCAGCGTTGCCAGTTACTAGGATACTTAATAAATGTAATGTGTGGTGTAAGGCAGAGAGCACACCGGCAACACTACAAAGTGCTCTCCGACTGACTGTGCAGTACACCTCGTGCACTCGCCTTATTGTTTATTCACCACTCTAGCCGCTGATTTTTAGTAACTCCCTAAGACTGACTTTCAGTATTTTTTGTATGTGGAACTGTAAATCTGTGACTTCTGTATACTTCACTGATTTCCTTCCTATGCTTACTATTTGCAATATGAACAGGCGATAGGCAAAATAGTGTGAACACCTCTACTTAGTCGGGAATGGCTTATTAACAAGGGGTTGGACCTcctcatttgcccgtaatacagctgcgattcttcttcgaATACTAGCATATAATGAATGTATAGTCTCCTGTGGAATGTTATGCCAGTCTTCGATCAAAACCTCTTCTAACACCTGtactgacgagggaggcggaaatatgctccggagtctgcgccccaacaccgcccacaagggttcgattttGTTCAAATCCGGgtgctgtgctggccagggaagacgttgCAGTTCGGTTGCATagtcctcataccacgattgtactatcCTGGCCGTGTGAATGGGTGTATTATCGTCttaaaatatggcatcattgttggggaacaaatgTTGGCTTAACACGGCCTTTGAGGGTAGCGAAGGGAGCAGCAGAATACCataatatggctgcccacaccatcacacttccacctccatgattAATCGTTCGAataaagcaatcaggattgtaggcttcttttggcgttctccagacgtaagccCGGCcatatgttggaaataacgaaaacgttaacTCGTCGGACCAAATAACGTGTTtctactgatcagccgtccaggatttattgctcctgacaccatgtttcacgctactttgcgttggttgtcgtcgccAATGGTTTCGTTATAGCAGCtcatccatgaatattcgctttatggagttctcggcagaCAGTGTCAATAGCTACggagtctcgaagatggctatttagCTCTGCAGTTAACTGCCATAGttcgtgttgttttgacacaattcgtgttagcgtacgatgatttctgtcatttagttttgatttgtgtccactattacgtttacacgatgagtCTTCCCATGTTGTGTGTAGGCTATCATGACTGCTGAAACAGTTACTCTCGAAACAtttaataagttggctgtcttggttactgatgctccagctaatcggaccCCCACTATCTGCCCTCTTTgggactctgttaggtctttcattgcatgtCGACATCGGCGTCTGAATGCAAATAAGAAGTGTACGCTACTCATAAACAACCTGCATtgttgcctagtccgtactgaacacacacAGCCCAGCGCGACacatgccttacctgcgttgttgagcgtcgaacacaaccatcccattactaacactgatcacattattttgtctatcccCTTTATTATGAAACTACAACATTTCATGCCTTGCAGCTTGAACCAAGGCTTATATGGAAAGGGTATGGATTCTTTTTTTTCAAAAGGCCTTTCCTGACTCTTAACTGCACttgtttctgaaaaaaatatttataaattactcgTTTGCTAAAATTTTTAGGCTCTAAAAGAATTATTTGTCCCACATGAGAGTGATAAAGCTGCACATAGCGTAGACTATTGCAGCTTTTGAATTACATAGCCACTGGGCGACAGGAGAAGGAACATTTTGTTACATTAAACAAAACAATCCATTAACAAAAATAAGACTGATATTTTGGGACATTTGTGCTGGATGAATAACAACAGGCTGACAAAACCTATCTCTAAATAtcttagggaaaaaaaattaatgggAGTTGGATCCGAGAAGTTAAAAAAGATTTAGAAATCCACAACACGCAGGTTCAAGGAACGGCAGAAAGAGGTATTTTCAAAAGGAAAATTAAATTTATAAGGATTCCAAGGCAGTAACAGTGAGAGAACGGGTGTAAAGTggccagaagaaagaaaaaaaggagatgAAGTGAAAAAATGAGACAATATTGAAGAAAAAGAGAAGTGCGCATGAGGAGGAATTGAAATTATCTGAAATCATTACGTCGTCCTAATTGGCCAAACCAGTAGGGAAAAGAATCTGAAATGGAACCCTTTCGAAAGGTCTTTTAAGAAGGAGTTATACAAATCGTGATTATTTGAAAATTATGTAACGTAAATACCACCCTCTAATGAATGTGGCGTTCATCCAGTGT
It includes:
- the LOC126252860 gene encoding trypsin delta-like, whose amino-acid sequence is MSMSAVIVLLLCAVCSAAPSARPRGLWARLGGRIVGGEPADISQYPWQVSIQLMGGHYCGGSIISSTWVLSAAHCFYGSRASEFSVRAGTSIRESGGSVYQTADIQIHEDFSYFTGDYDVAVVSISGSFSFDGNVQTVGLGTADIEAGTSVTITGWGALDYYTQTLPEQLQAVTTVIVARRDCNIYYLGGITENMICAGEYGRGACNGDSGGPLVVGSTQYGIVSMGYCAQGIPEVYTSVVAVRSWISTATGV